The sequence below is a genomic window from Thioclava nitratireducens.
TCGAGATTGGAGGTGGCGGACACGCCCCGGTCGGCAAGCTGACGCGCGCGCTTGAGATTGGTCTCGGCGAGGTCCTGAGCGGCCTTGGCCGAGGCCAGATCGGCGCGCTCGGAGCTGTCGTCGATCTGCAAGAGCACCTCGCCCTTCTCGACCTTGTCGTTCGCTTCGAAATGAATCGCCTGCACCGTGCCGCCCATTTCGACGGCAAGTTCGGTCCCTTGCACGGCGGCGGCGGTCCCGATCGCCTCGAGGCCCGGCTCCCAGGTGATGGGCTTCACCTCGCTGACCGAAACCGCCACGGGGGGCTGCTTCATATTCGCGAAGAACTGCGCGATCATCTTGGAGCGGAAAAGATTGTAGCCGACGACGCCACCCACCACGAGGATGAGGGCGACGAGAGCGATGAGGAGGCGTTTGATCATTTGGATGTCCCGTCAAAATCCCTGTTTGCGCATGGTTTCGGCCCCGCCGACCGGCCCGCGCGCGATTTTTGAACCATTTGGTTCACGTCTGCGCCCTGTCAATACGCGAGCGACGCTAAAAGGATGGGTCACAGTGCCGTGAAGGCAAGGTGGAAAACCGGTGCGGCCAAGCAATACTTGGCGTTTTGTAACGTCAAGATCGCGGAAATCTGATTTTTTCCGCCTCGACCGCCAAGAAACGTGCATTATCTTTACTTGTACCTGCGATCCTGACGGCCCCGCGTCGCTTTGCAGCGGTGTCTGGTTCTAGGAGTTTGCATGGATCCCCTTTCTTTTTTGCGCATCGGTTTCGAGGCCGCGCGGATCGGCGTCGAGGCGCAAGCGGTGATCTCGATGCGAGTCGCGGGGATGATGGGGCTTTGGGATGTTTCCCCGCTCGAATCGTTCCAGATGATGCAGGAAAAGCCAGTGGCGGTTGCGGCGGCGGCAGAGGCTGCAGCTTTCGCGCTGATGCGCGGACAGACGGCAGATCGGGCGATTTCGGCTTCGATGACGCAGATCGGAAACCACACCAGCGCCAACATGATACGATTGTCGCGCCGCGGACCCAGCTGGTTCTGATGGGTTGAGCCGGGCAGGGCCGCCACGCTGGCGCGGCGGCCCCGTAGTCTTCAGGCGGCGCTGTCTTCCTCGACCGCGTCATCGCCTTCTTCGACGCTTGCGGGCGTGACCATGGCCGTCAGGATCGTCGGCATGTCGACCACGCCGATCGGCTTGTTCGCCTTGTCGACAACAGTCGCCATGCGCACCTCGGCATCGGCCATCCGGCGCGCGATCTTCTCGAGCACCGAGCTGGCTTTTACCTTCATCTTCGGCAGCTCGCCTTCCGGCAATGGCATCGCGATGGTCTCCGCCCGGATCACGCGACCCCGGTTCACCTCGCGGACGAACTCGGCGATGTATTCATTCGCCGGGCGCAGCACGATTTCCTGCCCAGTGCCCACCTGATTTAGCGCACCGTCGCGCAGGATCGCGATCTTGTCTCCTAGCCGCAGCGCCTCGTCGAGGTCGTGGGTGATGAAGACGATCGTCTTCTTCAGCTCCGCCTGCAGGTCAAGAAGTACCTTCTGCATGTCCATCCGGATCAACGGATCGAGCGCGGAGAACGCCTCATCCATCAACAGGATGTCGGCATCGTTGGCCAGCGCGCGGGCTAGACCCACCCGCTGTTGCATGCCCCCCGAGAGTTGGTTCGGGTAGTTGTCCTCGTAGCCCGCAAGACCAACGCGCGAGATCCATTTCTTCGCGATCGGCTCGGACACCTTGCGGTCGATACCCTGGATATCGAGGCCGTAGCAGGTGTTTTCCAGCACGGTCCGGTGCGGCAGAAGCGCGAATTTCTGGAACACCATCGCGGTCTCGTGGCGGCGGAATTCACGAAGCTCCTCTTCGTTCATCTTTACCACATCGCGGCCATTATAGAGGATTTCCCCGGCCGTGGGCATGATCAGCCCGTTGATATGGCGGATGAGCGTCGACTTGCCCGAGCCCGAGAGGCCCATGATCACCGAGATCTTGCCCGGCGGCAGGTCGAGGTTGATGTTCTGCAGACCGAGCACATGGTTGTGCTTGTCGTTGAGTTCTTCCTTGCCCATGCCGCCCTGCACGACCTCCACGTAATCTTTTGGGCGCGCCCCGAAGATCTTGTAGAGATTTCGGATTTCGATGCCCGAGCGGGTCTCGTCCGCTGCGTTTGTCGTCGCATCAGTCATGGCCAGCCTCCGAATGTTTCTGCAGCCGCTTGCCGAACGCCTGGCTTGCGCGGTCGAAGATGATCGCGATCGCGACGAGCGCGAAGCCGTTCAGGAAGCCGATGGTGAAGAACTGGTTGTTGATCGCCTGCAGCACGTTTTTACCGAGGCCGCCGACACCGACCATCGAGGCGACGACGACCATCGCCAGCGCCATCATGATGGTCTGGTTGACGCCCGCCATGATCGTCGGCAGCGACAGCGGAAGCTGGACGCCCCAGAGTTTCTGACGCGGGTTGGCGCCGAAGGCGTCCGCGGCTTCGATGACTTCCTTGTCCACGAGGCGGATGCCCAGATTGGTCAGACGGATCATCGGCGGGATCGCGTAGATCACCACCGCGATCACGCCGGGCACCTTGCCGATACCGAAGATCACGACGACCGGGATCAGATAGACGAAGGATGGCATGGTCTGCATGACGTCGAGCACCGGCGTCAGGATTTGCTGCATCCGGTCCGAGCGCGCCATCAGGATGCCGATCGGCAGTCCGAGGATGATCGCGATCAGCGTCGCCACGGTGACCATCGCGAGGGTGGTCATGGTGTCCTCCCACAGGCCGAAAATGCCGATGAAGGCAAGGCCCATGGCCGAGCCCATCACGATCTTCGGATTGCGCGAGGCGAACCATACCACGACGAGGATCAGCGCGAAGATTATGAACCACGGCGTGTCCACGAAGGCGTGTTCGAGAGTGTTGAGAAACCATTGAAGCGGCCGCGTGGCCGCGTCGATTTGATCGGAATAGGCGCGGACGATGCCGCGGAACCCGTCGTCGATGCCCATGCGCATGTGGCGTAGGGTGGAGTTGGGAAGGGAAGGGAACTCACAGAGCAGTTCCGGCAAGCCCCAGCATGAAGATGCCATCTTGTTATGTCCTCCGGTCGATTATTTGCGCCGGTTAAAAGAAAGCGCGCGCAAGGCTCCCCTTACGCGCGCCAAAATCTCGGGTCGCCCGCTCAGAGCGCGTCCTCGACCTTCTTGATCACGTCGTCGGAAAGCCACGCTTTCCAGACATCCGGATAGTTCTCGAGGAAGTAGTAAGCGGTGTCCTCGTTGGTGCCTTGGTTGTCGGCCTGCCAAGCGAGGAACTCGCCCACTATCTTGTTCGACCATTCACGCTTGCCAAGGTAGTCCATGGCCACCGCGTTGTTCTGGGCGAACTCCTTGGTCACGACCGTAAACACGTCCGACGTCGGGTAGGCGTTGGGCTTGGGATCGACGCAATCGGCCTGCGAGTTGCACTCGTCCCAGGCTTTCTTGTCGTTCGGAACACCTGCGTCGAGCTTGACCATCGGGTATTTGCCGAGGATCGCCGTCGGTGCCCAGTAGTAACCCAGCCAGCCCTTTTTGGACTCGTAGGCATTGGCGATCGAGCCGTCGAGGCCCGCAGCCGAACCGGTGTCGACCAGCTTGAAGCCCTTCTCCTCGGCCTTGTGGGCCTTGAAGCGGTTCGCGGTCGAGATCTGGCAGTTCCATCCCGACGGGCAGTTGTAGACGCCACCGATCGACGGCTCTTCGGGATCGGGGAACAGCTCGGGATGCTTCAGCGCATCGTCGACCGTCTTGATCTCGGGGTGCTCGTCGGCGACGTATTTCGGAATCCACCAGCCTTCTTCGCCGCCATCCTTGAGGATTTCGGCGGCGATCACGAGGCGGTCCTCGCTGACGGCCTTGTCGAGCGCGACCTTCACCGCGTTCACCCAAAGCTCGGGCGCGATATCGGGCTCGCCCTTCTCGTTCATCGAGGTGAAGGTGGGCATCGTGTCGCCGGTCACCAGCGTCACGTCACAGCCGTAGCCGTTTTCGAGAATGATCTTGTCGACCCAAGCGGCGACACCGGCCGAAGCCCAGTTCATTTCCGCTTCGGTGACGGAACCACATTCGCCGTCGGCGGCGAAGGCAGGCGCCGAGAAGGTCGCCAGCGGCAGCGCCGTCAGTAGCGCGGCAAGCGCTTTCTTGTTCATACAGGTCCTCCTGTTGTGGCAGCTTTGATTTGAAGCGATCCGCGCGGGCTGCCGCCGTGATACCGGTCGCGATAAGTCCCGGATTTTCCCGGGTTGGAATCCTCATGAAGTCACGCTCACGTGAGAACGCGCGCAGGACTTGCCAAATTCCGACACTTCTATGTCGTAAATAACCAAGTCGAGGCGCGCAACCTTTTCACGGACCTTTCCGGCTCCGTGCGGCGTTACAGCCGCACGAAGAGGTGAAAGCATGACAACCGAGCCCAAGGACTCCGTTTCGTCGGAGAATAGCACGGGGTTTTCCGCCGCCGTGACCCCCGGTGCGGACTCCGCGCTTCCGTCCGGTATAAGTCACGGGAAAGACGTCGGAAATTCCGATTCTGACCCCGATTCCGGCGCCCCGCCGCAGCCGAGCGCCGCGCTGCGTCGCGAAGCGGTAGCGCTGATTGCGAACCCCTCTTCGGGGGGCAATGCCAAGGACGAGGAAGCGATCAGCCGCGCGATGGAGGCGCTTGGTGACGGTGCGTCGCTTTATCGATGGTCGCCGGAAAGCGACATCGTGGCGACCGTGCGTAAAGCGCTCGACGAGGGCGCGGAGATGATCGTGGCGGCGGGTGGTGACGGCACCGCGATGGCTGTCGCGGGTGCGCTGTTAGGGCAGGATGTGCCGATGGCCGTACTGCCGCTCGGCACCTTCAACTTCTTCGCCCGAGGCCTGCGTCTCTCCGAGGATCCGGAAGAGGCGGCGCGCGCGATCCGCGAAGGCAAGGCGCACTCGATCCGCGTCGGCGAAGTGAACGGGCAGGTGTTTCTGAACAATGCCTCGCTCGGCATCTACCCGTCGATCTTGAAGGCGCGCGAGGACATCTATGCGCGCTGGGGGCGCCGCCGGATCGTCGCGCATTGGTCGGTGTTCAAGACCTTCCTTCGGTTCCAGCGCCCGATGCAGCTGAAGATTACGGCTGACGGAAAAAAGCTGAGTCGACGCACGGCGCTCGTCTTCATCGCCCGCTCCGCCTATCAGCTCGATTTCTTCGGGCTCGACGGGGCGACCGTGATCAGCGACGACGCCTTCGCGGTGCTCGTGGCAAAGGCGCAGACCCGCCGGGATCTCTTCCGTCTCTCCATGCGCCTTGTGCGCCGCAAGACAAAGCAGGGCGAGGATTACGAGTTGATCCGGGCGAAGTCCTTCGAGATCGAAACCGCGCGCCGGCGAGGCCTTCTGGCCTATGACGGTGAGAAATGCCGCGCTGAGAGCCCATTCCGCTTCAAGATGTCCGACGAGCCGCTCTGGATCGTGCTGCCCGCGACGCATGGCGAGACCGAACCCCAAGACGCAACTGCATGACACGTATCGTTCACCTTTCCGACCTGCATTTCGGGCGCAGCCTGCCCGAACTCGAGATGCCGCTTCTTACGGCACTGAACCAGCTCGAACCCGATCTGACGGTGATCTCGGGGGATTTCACGCAGCGCGCCCGGCGCGGTCAGTTCATGCAAGCTCGGATGTTCCTCGAGCAGATCGAGAGTGAGACGCTATCGGTGCCCGGCAATCACGACACGCCACTCGACAATATCGTTCTTCGGATGCTCAAGCCCTTCGGGCGCTACAAATCCGCTATCAATCACGATCTCGAACCAGTCTACGAGACCGACGGCTTCAAGGTGGTGGGCGTGAACACGGTCAACCGCTTCGCGTGGCAGCGCGGGAAGGTGCCCGACCGCACGATCTCCCGTCTGTGTCAGGAATTCGAAGAAGCGGGCGAGAGATTGCGAGTCGCAGTGATGCACCATCCGCTCGAACACGGCCCCGAGGTCGACAAGGCTCTCATGGAGGGGGCAGGGGACGCGCTGCAGGGCATGTCGGAATGCGGTGCGGATCTCGTGCTGTCGGGGCATCTGCACACCGGGTTGGTGGCCCCCTTCTCGGCTGTGCCGGGCATACTGTTCGTGCAGGCGGGGACGGGCCTGTCCTCGCGCCTGCGCGGCGAGCCGAATACGTTCAACGTGATCGAAGGGGGGCGCGACGCTCTGTCGATCACGCTTTACGGGGCGCGGGACATGAGCTTCGAGCCGATCGAGAACGAGAGGTTCATCCGCGCCCCGGACGGGACGTGGATCCGGGCCTGATCAGTTCGGCTTGCCGGAAATGTCGCCCCAATCGAGAACGGGGGCGGCGTCGATCTCATGCGCGTCGAGCATCGAGGCGACGCGCTCGAGCGAGGCGATGATCTGCGCCTGCTCCCAATCTTCCAGTGCCTCGAATCGGCGGACGAAGATTTGCTGCAGGGCGTCGGGTGCCTCGTCGATCGCGCTCGCGCCGAGCTCCGTAATCACGATGTCGGTCTGACGGCGGTCCCGTTCGGAGCGCTGACGGGTCACCATGCCCTTGCGCTCGAGTTTGTCGATCAGCGCTGTCATCGTCGCCTGGCTCACGCCCATGCGCTGTGCGATGGCCTTGGGGGTCGACCAGCCTTTTTCGGAAATCACCTGAAGCACGCGGAACTGCGCAGGCGTCAGCCCAGCAGCCTTCGCCAGGTCGCGGCCGAACATTTCGGTCGCGCGCAGGATTCTACGCAAAGCGATCAGGCTCGTATCGACACGCTCCATCAGGCGGCGGGCCCCTTTTTTATCAAGACGACCCAGTATCGCAGAGAGTTCCGTGTTCTGCAATTGCTTGGCTTTGCTAAGCTTATTTCGTTCGCTTCTACTCATTTGCTTTGTCATACTAACGGTATTTAGGGCTTATAAGCAAGAATATAAGGCTATAAGCGGAACTTTTCCGGGTTCCATTAGTTAGGTGGTTGAAATTTTCGACTGCATGAACTACTTAGGCTACCGAAGCAAACGAGAGGAAAGAGCTGTGCCGCAAGTCGAGTCGATCAAGAAGGGTTCTGAACTGGTCTTCCGTAAGCCGGAGTCCGAAGACGGCAGCGAAATCTGGAAGCTGATCCGCCGCTGCAAGCCGCTTGATGAAAATTCGATGTATTGCAACCTTCTGCAGTGCGATCACTTCGGGGACACCTGTGTCCTCGTGGAGCGCGAAGGCGAGGTCGTCGGCTGGATTTCGGGCTACATCGCCCCGTCCGAGCCGGACACGTTCTTCGTGTGGCAAGTGGCTGTTTCCCCCGACGCGCGGGGGCTGGGTCTTGGCAAGCGTATGCTGCGCCACCTCATCCAGCGCGACGTCGCCGAAGACTGCACAAAGTTGAAGACGACCATCACTAAGAGCAATGAAGCCAGCTGGGCGCTCTTCCGTTCCTTCGCCCGTTCGATGGGCGGCGAGCTGACCGATGAGGCGCACTTCCACGAAGAAGACCATTTCGACGGCCACGCCTCGACCGAACATATGGTCACCATCACCTTCCCCGAGGAGGCGCGTGCTGCCGCCTGATCTCAGGCCGCGCACCCTCCTCTTTCCCCCAATTCTACGGAGTCCCCCATGACCGTTCATTCGACGGATAAGACGATCTTTACACAACGCGAGTCTGAAGCCCGCTCCTACTGCCGCGGCTTCGATACCGTTTTCACCAGCGCGCAAGGCTCGGAGCTGACCGACGCCGAGGGCAACACCTATATTGACTTCCTCGCCGGTTGCTCGTCGCTGAACTACGGGCATAACGACCCGGACATGAAGCAGGCGCTGATCGAGCACCTGACCGAGAACAAGATGGGCCACGCGCTAGACCTGCACACCGACAGCAAGGGCAAGTTCCTGCGCGCCTTCGAGGAGCATATCCTCGCGCCGCGCGGCATGGACCACAAGCTGATGTTCGTCGGTCCGACCGGTGCGAACGCCGTCGAAGCCGCGATGAAGATCGCGCGCAAGGCGACTGGCCGCACCAACATCATCACCTTTACCAACGGCTTCCATGGCGTGACCATGGGCGCTCTGGCGGCGACCGGTAACGGCTATCACCGTGGCGGCGCCGGTATGGACACGCATGGCGTGACCCGCATGCCCTATGACGCCTATGCCGATGGCGTCGATTCGGTCGCGCTGCTCGACCAGATGCTCTCGGACGCCTCGGGCGGGATCGACGCTCCGGCGGCGATCATGCTGGAGACGGTTCAGGGCGAGGGCGGCCTCAACGCCGCAAGCCCGGAATTCGTGAAAGGCGTCGAACAAGTCGCCCGCAAGCACGGTGCGCTGTTCATCATCGACGACATTCAGGCAGGCTGCGGCCGCACCGGCACCTTCTTCTCCTTCGAGGAGATGGACGTGATGCCGGACGTCGTGACCCAAGCGAAGTCGATCTCCGGCTTCGGCATGCCGATGGCGCTGGTTCTGGTGCGTCCCGACTACGACGTGTTCGGCCCGGCCGAGCATAACGGTACCTTCCGCGGCAACACCCATGCCTTCGTGACCGCCACCGTGGCGATCGAGAAGTTCTGGGCCGACGACAAGTTCCAGAAGGAACTGGCCGTGAAATCGGACGTCCTGCGTGAAGGTCTGGCCGCCGTGGCCGATCTCGTGCCGGGTGCCTTCCTCAAGGGCCGGGGCCTGATGCAGGGTGTCGATGTCGGCACCGGCGAGCTTGCCTCGGCGATCTGCGGTCGCTGCTTCGAGAAAGGTCTCGTGATCGAAACCTCGGGCAATGACGACCAGGTCGTGAAGGTTCTCGCACCGCTGACCACGCCGATGGAACAATTCCGCAAGGGGCTGGAAATCCTGCGTGAAGCCGCCACCGAGGTGACCGGCGAACGCACGGACATCGCGGCGGAATAATCCGCCGCCCCCTCCCCGGCGATCCAACGAATTCAAATACGGAGAAACGATCATGATCGTTCGTGATTTCAACAAGCTCAAGAACACAGACCGCGACGTGTCCGATGCCGACTGGAGCAGCGTTCGCATGCTGCTGGCCGACGACAAGATGGGCTTCAGCTTTCACATCACCACGCTGAAGGCCGGTTCGGATCACACGTTCCACTACAAGCACCATTTCGAGAGCGTCTACTGCATCTCGGGCAACGGCCACATCACCGAGCTCGACAACGGCACGCGCCACGAAATCAAACCGGGCGTGATGTATGCGCTTAACCTGCATGACCATCACCGCCTCGTCGCGGGGGACGAAGACCTCGTCATGGCTTGCTGCTTCAACCCGCCGGTGACCGGTAACGAGGTTCACCGTGAAGACGGGTCGTACGCGCCGGCCGAAGAACTGGAAAATTCGTAAGGGGGCCAAATTGACCCACCAGAATCACACGGTCGAAAAGATTGGCGGCACCTCCATGAGCCGCGTGGACGAGTTGCTCGACACGCTGTTCATCGGAGACCGCAAGGGCGCCGATCTCTATAACCGCATTTTCGTCGTCTCGGCGTTCGGTGGCATCACCGATCTGCTGCTCGAACACAAGAAATCGGGCGAGGCGGGTGTCTATGCGCAATTCGCAAAGGCCGACAGCGAACATGGCTGGCACGAGGCGCTGAGCCGCGTGTCCACCGCGATGATCGAAGCCCATGAGAATGTGCTCAAGCATCCCGGCGACATCGCGCAGGCGACCGAGTTCGTCCGCGAGCGCACCGAAGGCGCGCGCAACTGCCTGATCGACCTGCAGCGTCTGTGCTCCTACGGGCACTTCCGGCTCTCGCAGCATATGCTGCAGATTCGCGAATTGCTGTCGGGTCTGGGCGAGGCGCACTCCGCTTTCGTCACGACGCTCCTGTTGCAGCGCAACGGCGTGAACGCACGTCTCGTCGACCTGTCCGGTTGGCGCGACGAGACCGATCACGACCTAGAAGGCCGGATCATGGGTGCGATGAAGGACATCGATCCGAAATCCGAGCTTCCGATCGTGACGGGCTATGCGCAATGTGCCGAAGGCCTGATGCGGGAATTCGACCGTGGCTACTCCGAAGTGACCTTCTCCAAGCTCGCAGCCCTCACCGGCGCGCGCGAGGCGATCATTCACAAGGAATTCCACCTGTCTTCCGCCGACCCGAAGCTGGTGGGCGAGGGCAAGGTGCGCAAGCTGGGTCACACGAACTATGACGTGGCCGACCAGATGTCGAACATGGGCATGGAGGCGATCCACCCGAAGGCAGCCAAGACCCTGCGCCAGGCGGACGTTCCGCTGCGTGTCACCAACGCGTTCGACCCGGGCGATCC
It includes:
- a CDS encoding quaternary amine ABC transporter ATP-binding protein; the encoded protein is MTDATTNAADETRSGIEIRNLYKIFGARPKDYVEVVQGGMGKEELNDKHNHVLGLQNINLDLPPGKISVIMGLSGSGKSTLIRHINGLIMPTAGEILYNGRDVVKMNEEELREFRRHETAMVFQKFALLPHRTVLENTCYGLDIQGIDRKVSEPIAKKWISRVGLAGYEDNYPNQLSGGMQQRVGLARALANDADILLMDEAFSALDPLIRMDMQKVLLDLQAELKKTIVFITHDLDEALRLGDKIAILRDGALNQVGTGQEIVLRPANEYIAEFVREVNRGRVIRAETIAMPLPEGELPKMKVKASSVLEKIARRMADAEVRMATVVDKANKPIGVVDMPTILTAMVTPASVEEGDDAVEEDSAA
- a CDS encoding ABC transporter permease; translation: MASSCWGLPELLCEFPSLPNSTLRHMRMGIDDGFRGIVRAYSDQIDAATRPLQWFLNTLEHAFVDTPWFIIFALILVVVWFASRNPKIVMGSAMGLAFIGIFGLWEDTMTTLAMVTVATLIAIILGLPIGILMARSDRMQQILTPVLDVMQTMPSFVYLIPVVVIFGIGKVPGVIAVVIYAIPPMIRLTNLGIRLVDKEVIEAADAFGANPRQKLWGVQLPLSLPTIMAGVNQTIMMALAMVVVASMVGVGGLGKNVLQAINNQFFTIGFLNGFALVAIAIIFDRASQAFGKRLQKHSEAGHD
- a CDS encoding ABC transporter substrate-binding protein gives rise to the protein MNKKALAALLTALPLATFSAPAFAADGECGSVTEAEMNWASAGVAAWVDKIILENGYGCDVTLVTGDTMPTFTSMNEKGEPDIAPELWVNAVKVALDKAVSEDRLVIAAEILKDGGEEGWWIPKYVADEHPEIKTVDDALKHPELFPDPEEPSIGGVYNCPSGWNCQISTANRFKAHKAEEKGFKLVDTGSAAGLDGSIANAYESKKGWLGYYWAPTAILGKYPMVKLDAGVPNDKKAWDECNSQADCVDPKPNAYPTSDVFTVVTKEFAQNNAVAMDYLGKREWSNKIVGEFLAWQADNQGTNEDTAYYFLENYPDVWKAWLSDDVIKKVEDAL
- a CDS encoding diacylglycerol/lipid kinase family protein, with the protein product MTTEPKDSVSSENSTGFSAAVTPGADSALPSGISHGKDVGNSDSDPDSGAPPQPSAALRREAVALIANPSSGGNAKDEEAISRAMEALGDGASLYRWSPESDIVATVRKALDEGAEMIVAAGGDGTAMAVAGALLGQDVPMAVLPLGTFNFFARGLRLSEDPEEAARAIREGKAHSIRVGEVNGQVFLNNASLGIYPSILKAREDIYARWGRRRIVAHWSVFKTFLRFQRPMQLKITADGKKLSRRTALVFIARSAYQLDFFGLDGATVISDDAFAVLVAKAQTRRDLFRLSMRLVRRKTKQGEDYELIRAKSFEIETARRRGLLAYDGEKCRAESPFRFKMSDEPLWIVLPATHGETEPQDATA
- a CDS encoding metallophosphoesterase family protein, which translates into the protein MTRIVHLSDLHFGRSLPELEMPLLTALNQLEPDLTVISGDFTQRARRGQFMQARMFLEQIESETLSVPGNHDTPLDNIVLRMLKPFGRYKSAINHDLEPVYETDGFKVVGVNTVNRFAWQRGKVPDRTISRLCQEFEEAGERLRVAVMHHPLEHGPEVDKALMEGAGDALQGMSECGADLVLSGHLHTGLVAPFSAVPGILFVQAGTGLSSRLRGEPNTFNVIEGGRDALSITLYGARDMSFEPIENERFIRAPDGTWIRA
- a CDS encoding MarR family winged helix-turn-helix transcriptional regulator, which codes for MERVDTSLIALRRILRATEMFGRDLAKAAGLTPAQFRVLQVISEKGWSTPKAIAQRMGVSQATMTALIDKLERKGMVTRQRSERDRRQTDIVITELGASAIDEAPDALQQIFVRRFEALEDWEQAQIIASLERVASMLDAHEIDAAPVLDWGDISGKPN
- the ectA gene encoding diaminobutyrate acetyltransferase, whose protein sequence is MPQVESIKKGSELVFRKPESEDGSEIWKLIRRCKPLDENSMYCNLLQCDHFGDTCVLVEREGEVVGWISGYIAPSEPDTFFVWQVAVSPDARGLGLGKRMLRHLIQRDVAEDCTKLKTTITKSNEASWALFRSFARSMGGELTDEAHFHEEDHFDGHASTEHMVTITFPEEARAAA
- the ectB gene encoding diaminobutyrate--2-oxoglutarate transaminase, with product MTVHSTDKTIFTQRESEARSYCRGFDTVFTSAQGSELTDAEGNTYIDFLAGCSSLNYGHNDPDMKQALIEHLTENKMGHALDLHTDSKGKFLRAFEEHILAPRGMDHKLMFVGPTGANAVEAAMKIARKATGRTNIITFTNGFHGVTMGALAATGNGYHRGGAGMDTHGVTRMPYDAYADGVDSVALLDQMLSDASGGIDAPAAIMLETVQGEGGLNAASPEFVKGVEQVARKHGALFIIDDIQAGCGRTGTFFSFEEMDVMPDVVTQAKSISGFGMPMALVLVRPDYDVFGPAEHNGTFRGNTHAFVTATVAIEKFWADDKFQKELAVKSDVLREGLAAVADLVPGAFLKGRGLMQGVDVGTGELASAICGRCFEKGLVIETSGNDDQVVKVLAPLTTPMEQFRKGLEILREAATEVTGERTDIAAE
- a CDS encoding ectoine synthase, encoding MIVRDFNKLKNTDRDVSDADWSSVRMLLADDKMGFSFHITTLKAGSDHTFHYKHHFESVYCISGNGHITELDNGTRHEIKPGVMYALNLHDHHRLVAGDEDLVMACCFNPPVTGNEVHREDGSYAPAEELENS
- a CDS encoding aspartate kinase, encoding MTHQNHTVEKIGGTSMSRVDELLDTLFIGDRKGADLYNRIFVVSAFGGITDLLLEHKKSGEAGVYAQFAKADSEHGWHEALSRVSTAMIEAHENVLKHPGDIAQATEFVRERTEGARNCLIDLQRLCSYGHFRLSQHMLQIRELLSGLGEAHSAFVTTLLLQRNGVNARLVDLSGWRDETDHDLEGRIMGAMKDIDPKSELPIVTGYAQCAEGLMREFDRGYSEVTFSKLAALTGAREAIIHKEFHLSSADPKLVGEGKVRKLGHTNYDVADQMSNMGMEAIHPKAAKTLRQADVPLRVTNAFDPGDPGTLIDDKPAKEAAVEMVTGLDIIALEVFEQDMVGVKGYDAKILEVLTRHDVRIVSKASNANTITHYVDAPIRVLQRVEKDLCEIYPSAEISARMLSMASVIGRDLSGLSVLTRGLQAIAKADMESLGATQGPRNVDVQFVLERDDLKPVIKALHEEFIPEESALKQVA